Proteins co-encoded in one Acidiferrobacterales bacterium genomic window:
- a CDS encoding tripartite tricarboxylate transporter substrate binding protein, with amino-acid sequence MKKILKVMILGLFLFVPFAQAEYPEKPVSFVVPWPPGDLEDVLTRMIADQFQATHGVAAAVVNKPGGGGGPFPGAIEVANAPADGYTVGSFIIAVPTIGPNIGIPELNPNPFEPLGIFLTYPFVIVAGENAPYDDMQGLAEHAKSNEVALGHFGAPLIPTQVTLALARELGFSFSSDAAFDALDCNTLASGDVDVMNTTLQLVLPCMDKLKILASIGNERIGLTPNVPTVGEIAPNLNVALWNGLFVHKDTPQDARDKIAAVAKEVVLSDAAQKIADETGALVYWQDAEAANAQIESDIEVLGNLE; translated from the coding sequence ATGAAGAAGATTTTGAAAGTCATGATACTCGGGCTGTTCCTGTTTGTGCCGTTCGCACAAGCGGAGTATCCTGAAAAACCGGTCTCGTTTGTTGTCCCGTGGCCTCCGGGCGACCTTGAGGATGTCCTCACGCGGATGATCGCCGATCAATTCCAGGCGACCCATGGCGTGGCAGCCGCGGTTGTGAACAAGCCCGGTGGCGGCGGCGGTCCATTCCCCGGCGCCATCGAGGTGGCCAATGCACCTGCAGATGGATACACAGTCGGATCATTCATTATTGCGGTTCCGACCATCGGTCCGAATATCGGCATACCGGAATTGAATCCCAACCCCTTTGAACCGCTGGGTATTTTTCTGACTTACCCATTTGTCATTGTCGCAGGTGAGAATGCACCTTATGACGACATGCAGGGACTGGCGGAACATGCAAAGAGCAATGAAGTGGCTTTAGGACATTTCGGTGCGCCATTGATTCCGACCCAGGTCACGCTGGCGCTGGCCAGGGAACTGGGGTTCAGTTTCAGTTCGGATGCAGCCTTTGACGCGCTGGATTGCAATACATTGGCGTCAGGGGATGTCGATGTCATGAATACGACGCTGCAATTGGTGCTGCCCTGCATGGACAAGCTCAAGATTCTGGCGTCGATCGGCAATGAACGAATCGGTCTGACCCCGAATGTTCCGACCGTCGGAGAAATCGCGCCGAATCTGAATGTCGCGCTATGGAACGGTCTGTTTGTGCATAAGGATACCCCTCAGGACGCCCGGGACAAGATTGCTGCGGTTGCCAAGGAAGTGGTTCTCTCCGATGCAGCCCAAAAGATTGCTGACGAAACCGGTGCACTGGTCTATTGGCAGGACGCCGAAGCCGCGAACGCCCAGATCGAAAGCGATATCGAAGTGCTCGGCAATCTCGAATAA
- a CDS encoding tripartite tricarboxylate transporter TctB family protein, with translation MRRSERRRSPGDIYFASFLLVVAVLLLSQIGSETTWVKGTKFFSQPRFWPAVSLIGMTGFALIYFLGSFFSYRDKEDLRETILWAKSLEYALWFMAYVLVVPIFGYLLCTILFVCALSWRSGYRDKGTFMMACAVSVVIVVVFKGFLSVKIPGALLYEHLPDSIRNFMILYM, from the coding sequence ATGCGACGCTCTGAACGCCGTCGTTCGCCCGGCGACATCTATTTCGCGTCTTTCTTGCTTGTGGTCGCGGTTTTGCTCCTGTCACAAATCGGAAGCGAGACAACTTGGGTCAAAGGTACCAAGTTCTTCTCGCAACCCCGATTCTGGCCGGCTGTCAGCCTGATCGGAATGACCGGGTTTGCCCTGATCTACTTTTTGGGTTCGTTTTTCTCCTATCGGGACAAGGAGGACCTCAGGGAAACCATCCTATGGGCGAAGTCGCTTGAGTACGCCTTATGGTTTATGGCTTATGTTCTGGTTGTTCCGATTTTTGGTTACTTATTGTGCACGATCCTATTTGTCTGCGCCTTGAGCTGGCGTAGCGGATATCGAGACAAGGGCACTTTCATGATGGCGTGCGCGGTCAGCGTCGTCATTGTTGTCGTCTTCAAGGGATTTCTTTCCGTGAAAATTCCAGGTGCGCTGCTTTACGAACATCTTCCGGACTCAATTCGCAATTTCATGATTCTGTATATGTAG